A genomic region of Janthinobacterium lividum contains the following coding sequences:
- a CDS encoding DMT family transporter, which produces MPSHSTTSPSSLPRLGADRTGLLLGLIAVALFSLTLPFTRLAVAELDPTFVALGRALVAAALAGLWLWQQRAPMPRREQWLPLALVSLGCVLGFPWLTSIAMRSLPASHGAVLVGILPLATAVFAVLRGKERPSPGFWLMALLGTALVVAFALRQGGGSFHLADWLIFAAVLLAALGYAEGGRLAQAMPGQHVISWALLLAVPFVLPVVLWNAWPQRALMAQASGAAWLGFAYISVFSMFIGFFFWYRGMALGGVARVGQTQLLQPFLTLVGAAVLLNEPLTGESLLFAGAVIAVVGIGRKLK; this is translated from the coding sequence ATGCCATCGCACTCCACCACCTCCCCCAGTTCCCTCCCGCGCCTCGGCGCCGACCGCACAGGCCTGTTGCTGGGCTTGATCGCCGTCGCCCTCTTCAGCCTGACCCTGCCCTTTACGCGGCTGGCCGTGGCCGAACTCGACCCCACTTTTGTCGCCCTGGGCCGCGCCCTGGTGGCCGCCGCCCTGGCCGGCCTGTGGCTATGGCAGCAGCGCGCGCCTATGCCGCGCCGCGAACAGTGGCTGCCGCTGGCGCTCGTGTCGCTGGGCTGCGTGCTGGGTTTTCCCTGGCTGACGTCGATCGCCATGCGCAGCCTGCCCGCCTCGCACGGCGCCGTGCTGGTGGGCATCCTGCCGCTGGCCACCGCCGTGTTTGCCGTGCTGCGCGGCAAGGAACGCCCATCGCCGGGTTTCTGGCTGATGGCCCTGCTCGGCACGGCGCTGGTGGTGGCCTTCGCGCTGCGCCAGGGCGGCGGCAGCTTCCACCTGGCGGACTGGCTGATCTTTGCCGCCGTCCTGCTGGCTGCACTCGGCTATGCCGAAGGGGGGCGCCTGGCGCAAGCGATGCCGGGCCAGCATGTGATTTCCTGGGCCCTGCTGCTGGCCGTGCCTTTTGTCTTGCCCGTGGTACTGTGGAACGCCTGGCCGCAGCGCGCGCTGATGGCGCAGGCCAGCGGCGCGGCCTGGCTGGGCTTTGCCTACATTTCCGTGTTTTCCATGTTTATCGGCTTCTTTTTCTGGTACCGGGGCATGGCGCTGGGCGGCGTGGCGCGCGTGGGACAAACGCAGCTGCTGCAGCCTTTCCTCACCCTGGTGGGCGCGGCCGTGCTGCTGAACGAGCCGTTGACGGGTGAAAGCCTGCTGTTTGCCGGCGCCGTGATCGCCGTCGTAGGCATAGGACGCAAGCTGAAGTAA
- a CDS encoding PLP-dependent aminotransferase family protein — translation MSNTLPLLSRASGETLIDQITRSLAARIDDKLLRGGARMPSIRQCAASLDVSCATVVACYDKLVARGYLESRRGAGFFVRERSPLNTPAPPAGAQDAVAQPMDVVWLIRNMFRQTPAIPAPGTGMLPADWLDGDLVARALRDVSRQPGSLLLGYGTPQGFLPLRQQLQLKLAGLEIACPPEQIVTTVGVMQALDLVAREFARPGDTIFVDDPAYWLMFGAFAAMGMNVIGIPRLGDGPDIAVLAELAALHRPKLYVINSVLHNPSSTSLSAAKAFQVLRLAEQHDFLLVEDDIYCDMHPGGAVQPATRLAALDQLRRVIYLGGFSKSLSANLRVGFIATSMEWAQRLADRKMLATLTTSDIGERVVYKILSQGLYRKHAERLRARLDKVREGTYRRAERAGLRFDPAPAGMFVWADAGCDTNVLAEKALAEGLVLAPGSLFSPRQLPSTRMRLNLATVQDERIWAFFARALG, via the coding sequence ATGAGCAATACACTTCCCTTGTTGTCGCGCGCCTCGGGCGAAACCCTGATCGACCAGATCACGCGCTCGCTGGCGGCGCGCATCGACGACAAGCTGCTGCGTGGTGGTGCGCGCATGCCCTCGATCCGCCAGTGCGCCGCCAGCCTGGATGTGTCGTGCGCCACGGTGGTGGCCTGCTACGACAAGCTGGTGGCGCGCGGTTACCTGGAATCGCGGCGCGGCGCCGGCTTTTTCGTGCGCGAGCGCTCGCCCCTGAATACGCCGGCGCCGCCCGCTGGCGCGCAGGACGCGGTGGCGCAGCCGATGGACGTGGTCTGGCTGATCCGTAACATGTTCCGCCAGACGCCGGCCATTCCCGCGCCCGGCACCGGCATGCTGCCCGCCGATTGGCTCGATGGCGACCTGGTGGCGCGCGCCTTGCGCGATGTCAGCCGCCAGCCCGGCAGTTTGCTGCTGGGCTACGGCACGCCGCAGGGTTTCCTGCCGCTGCGCCAGCAGTTGCAACTGAAACTGGCGGGACTGGAAATCGCCTGTCCGCCCGAGCAGATCGTCACCACGGTGGGCGTGATGCAGGCGCTGGACCTGGTGGCGCGCGAGTTCGCCCGCCCCGGCGACACCATTTTCGTCGACGATCCCGCGTACTGGCTGATGTTCGGCGCCTTTGCCGCCATGGGCATGAACGTCATCGGCATCCCGCGCCTGGGTGACGGCCCCGATATCGCCGTGCTGGCCGAGCTGGCGGCGCTGCACCGCCCCAAGCTGTACGTGATCAACTCGGTGCTGCACAACCCCAGTTCGACCTCGCTGTCGGCGGCCAAGGCGTTCCAGGTGCTGCGCCTGGCCGAACAGCACGATTTCCTTCTCGTCGAGGATGACATCTATTGCGACATGCACCCGGGAGGCGCGGTGCAGCCGGCCACGCGCCTGGCCGCGCTGGACCAGCTGCGCCGCGTGATTTACCTGGGCGGCTTTTCCAAGAGCCTGTCGGCCAACCTGCGCGTGGGCTTCATCGCCACCTCAATGGAATGGGCGCAGCGCCTGGCCGACCGCAAGATGCTGGCAACGCTCACCACCAGCGACATCGGCGAACGCGTGGTGTACAAGATCCTTTCGCAGGGGCTGTACCGCAAGCATGCCGAGCGCCTGCGCGCGCGGCTCGACAAGGTGCGCGAGGGCACGTATCGCCGCGCCGAGCGGGCCGGCCTGCGCTTCGATCCGGCGCCGGCCGGCATGTTCGTGTGGGCCGATGCGGGCTGCGACACGAATGTCCTGGCCGAGAAGGCGCTGGCCGAGGGGCTGGTGCTGGCGCCGGGCAGCCTGTTTTCACCACGCCAGCTACCATCGACCCGCATGCGCCTGAATCTGGCCACGGTGCAGGACGAGCGCATCTGGGCATTTTTCGCCCGCGCACTGGGCTAA
- the htpG gene encoding molecular chaperone HtpG — protein MAVSEKQTLGFQTEVKQMLHLMIHSLYSNKEIFLRELISNASDAADKLRFEAIDNDALYGNDHELKIKVSFDKDARTITISDNGIGMTRDEAISHLGTIAKSGTKEFFGKLSGDQQQDAALIGQFGVGFYSGFIVADKITVETRRAGVDASEGVRWESAGEGDYSIESIDKPSRGTDIILHLREGEDELLSSWKIKSIIRKYSDHISLPIVMQKEEWDDEKKETVLKDEFETVNQASALWARNKADITPEQYDEFYKHVSHDFQSPLTHTHNRVEGRSEYTQLLYIPAKAPFDMWDRNKRGGIKLYVKRVFIMDDAEQLMPTYLRFVRGVIDSADLPLNVSREILQESRDVKVIREGSTKRVLGMLEELANADEQDKKDKYAVFWKEFGQVLKEGIGEDAANKERLAKLLRFASTANDSDEQITSFADYVARMKEGQDKIYYVTADNYAAAKNSPHLEIFRKKGVEVLLLTDRVDEWMLSFIQDFEGKELVSVAKGGLDLGALEDEAEKKEHEETETSYADLVGKMKTVLADKAKDVRVTFRLTDSPACLVADENELSGNLLRMLKAAGQSAPESKPILEINPNHPLVTRLKYEDAEGGKFGDWANILFDQAMLAEGGSLADPASFVKRLNELLLNSAK, from the coding sequence ATGGCTGTCTCCGAAAAGCAAACCCTGGGTTTTCAGACCGAAGTGAAGCAAATGCTGCACCTGATGATCCATTCCCTGTACTCGAACAAGGAAATCTTCCTGCGCGAATTGATCTCGAACGCGTCCGACGCGGCCGACAAATTGCGCTTTGAAGCGATCGATAACGACGCCCTGTACGGCAACGATCACGAATTGAAGATCAAGGTCAGCTTCGACAAGGATGCGCGCACCATCACCATTTCCGACAACGGCATCGGCATGACCCGTGACGAGGCGATCTCGCACCTGGGCACCATCGCCAAGTCGGGCACCAAGGAATTCTTCGGCAAGCTGTCGGGCGACCAGCAGCAGGACGCGGCCCTGATCGGCCAGTTCGGCGTGGGCTTCTATTCGGGCTTCATCGTCGCCGACAAGATCACCGTCGAAACGCGCCGCGCCGGCGTGGACGCCTCCGAAGGCGTGCGCTGGGAGTCGGCCGGCGAAGGCGATTACAGCATCGAATCGATCGACAAGCCGTCGCGCGGCACGGACATCATCCTGCACCTGCGCGAAGGCGAGGACGAATTGCTGTCGAGCTGGAAGATCAAGTCCATCATCCGCAAATACTCGGACCATATCTCGCTGCCGATCGTGATGCAGAAGGAAGAGTGGGACGACGAGAAAAAAGAAACCGTCCTGAAGGACGAATTCGAAACCGTCAACCAGGCCAGCGCCCTGTGGGCCCGCAACAAGGCCGACATCACGCCGGAACAGTACGACGAATTCTACAAGCACGTGTCGCACGACTTCCAGTCGCCGCTGACGCACACGCACAACCGCGTGGAAGGCCGCAGCGAATACACGCAGCTGCTGTACATTCCGGCCAAGGCGCCGTTCGACATGTGGGACCGCAACAAGCGCGGCGGCATCAAGCTGTACGTCAAGCGCGTCTTCATCATGGACGATGCCGAGCAGCTGATGCCGACCTACCTGCGCTTCGTGCGCGGGGTGATCGACTCGGCCGACCTGCCGCTGAACGTGTCGCGTGAAATCCTGCAGGAGTCGCGCGACGTCAAGGTGATCCGCGAAGGCTCGACCAAGCGCGTGCTGGGCATGCTGGAAGAACTGGCGAACGCCGACGAGCAGGACAAGAAGGACAAGTACGCCGTCTTCTGGAAGGAATTCGGCCAGGTGCTGAAAGAAGGCATCGGCGAAGACGCGGCCAACAAGGAACGCCTGGCCAAGCTGCTGCGCTTTGCGTCGACGGCCAACGACAGCGACGAGCAAATCACCTCGTTCGCCGACTACGTGGCGCGCATGAAGGAAGGCCAGGACAAGATTTACTACGTCACGGCCGACAACTACGCCGCCGCCAAGAACAGCCCGCACCTGGAAATCTTCCGCAAGAAGGGCGTCGAAGTGCTGCTGCTGACGGACCGCGTCGATGAATGGATGCTGTCGTTTATCCAGGATTTCGAAGGCAAGGAACTGGTCTCCGTCGCAAAAGGCGGCCTGGACCTGGGCGCGCTGGAAGACGAAGCGGAAAAGAAAGAGCACGAAGAAACGGAAACCTCGTACGCCGACCTGGTGGGCAAGATGAAGACCGTGTTGGCCGACAAGGCCAAGGACGTGCGCGTGACGTTCCGCCTGACCGATTCGCCAGCCTGCCTGGTGGCCGATGAAAACGAATTGTCGGGCAACCTGCTGCGCATGCTCAAAGCTGCTGGCCAGAGCGCGCCGGAATCGAAGCCGATTTTGGAAATCAACCCGAACCACCCGCTGGTGACGCGCCTGAAATACGAAGATGCCGAAGGCGGCAAGTTCGGCGACTGGGCCAACATCCTGTTCGACCAGGCCATGCTGGCCGAAGGCGGTTCTCTGGCCGACCCGGCCAGCTTCGTGAAACGCCTGAACGAATTGCTGCTCAATTCGGCGAAGTAA